A genome region from Streptomyces xanthophaeus includes the following:
- a CDS encoding phosphoribosylaminoimidazolesuccinocarboxamide synthase: MSGFVEKPEPVQVPGLVHLHTGKVRDLYRDEDGRLVMVASDRMSAFDWVLPTEIPDKGRVLTQLSLWWFDQLADLVPNHVISTDLPAGAPADWAGRTLICKNLDMVPVECVARGYLTGSGLVEYDQTRTVCGLALPEGLVDGSELPAPIFTPAAKAAVGEHDENVSYEEVARTAGAETAALLRQTTLAVYTRAREIARERGIILADTKFEFGFDPKDGTLVAADEVLTPDSSRFWPADQWEPGRSQPSFDKQYVRDWLTSPESGWDRKGELPPPALPAEVVARTSAKYIEAFERLTGQSWS, from the coding sequence GTGTCCGGATTCGTCGAAAAGCCCGAGCCGGTTCAGGTTCCGGGCCTCGTCCACCTCCACACCGGCAAGGTGCGCGACCTCTACCGTGACGAGGACGGCCGCCTCGTCATGGTCGCCAGCGACCGCATGTCCGCCTTCGACTGGGTGCTGCCCACCGAGATCCCGGACAAGGGCCGCGTCCTGACGCAGCTCTCCCTGTGGTGGTTCGACCAGCTCGCGGACCTCGTCCCGAACCACGTCATCTCCACCGACCTGCCCGCCGGCGCCCCCGCCGACTGGGCCGGCCGCACCCTGATCTGCAAGAACCTCGACATGGTCCCGGTCGAGTGCGTGGCCCGCGGCTACCTCACCGGCTCCGGCCTCGTCGAGTACGACCAGACCCGCACGGTCTGCGGGCTGGCCCTCCCCGAGGGGCTCGTGGACGGCTCCGAGCTGCCCGCCCCGATCTTCACCCCGGCCGCCAAGGCCGCCGTCGGCGAGCACGACGAGAACGTCTCCTACGAGGAGGTCGCGCGCACCGCCGGCGCCGAGACGGCGGCGCTGCTGCGCCAGACCACCCTCGCCGTGTACACCCGCGCCCGGGAGATCGCGCGCGAGCGCGGGATCATCCTGGCGGACACCAAGTTCGAGTTCGGTTTCGACCCGAAGGACGGCACCCTGGTCGCCGCCGACGAGGTGCTGACCCCGGACTCCTCCCGCTTCTGGCCGGCCGACCAGTGGGAGCCGGGCCGCTCGCAGCCCTCCTTCGACAAGCAGTACGTCCGCGACTGGCTGACCTCCCCCGAGTCCGGCTGGGACCGCAAGGGCGAGCTCCCGCCGCCGGCCCTCCCGGCGGAGGTCGTCGCCCGGACCAGCGCCAAGTACATCGAGGCCTTCGAGCGCCTCACCGGCCAGTCCTGGTCGTAG
- a CDS encoding response regulator transcription factor translates to MSPVRVLLADDEHLIRGALAALLALEDDLLVVAEAASGPEALAMARAHRPDVAVLDLQMPGADGVSVATSLRAELPGCKTMIVTSHGRPGHLKRALAAGVRAFAPKTVSAQRLAELIRTVHAGGRYVDPELAADAISAGDSPLTAREAEVLELAADGAPIAEIAERASLSQGTVRNYLSSAATKLGAENRHTAVRLARERGWV, encoded by the coding sequence GTGAGCCCCGTACGCGTACTGCTCGCCGACGACGAGCATCTGATCCGGGGCGCGTTGGCGGCGCTGCTCGCGCTGGAGGACGACCTCCTCGTCGTCGCGGAGGCGGCCTCGGGCCCCGAGGCGCTGGCGATGGCGCGGGCCCACCGGCCGGACGTGGCGGTGCTGGACCTGCAGATGCCGGGGGCGGACGGTGTGAGTGTCGCCACATCGCTGCGGGCCGAACTGCCCGGCTGCAAGACCATGATCGTGACCAGTCACGGCCGTCCCGGGCACCTGAAGAGGGCACTGGCGGCGGGGGTGCGGGCCTTCGCCCCGAAGACCGTTTCGGCACAGCGGCTGGCCGAGCTGATCCGCACCGTGCACGCCGGAGGCCGTTATGTGGACCCGGAGTTGGCGGCCGACGCGATCAGCGCGGGGGACTCGCCGCTGACCGCGCGGGAGGCGGAAGTGCTCGAACTCGCGGCGGACGGGGCACCGATCGCGGAGATCGCGGAGCGAGCCTCGCTGTCGCAGGGGACGGTACGCAACTACCTGTCCTCGGCGGCGACGAAGCTGGGCGCGGAGAACCGGCACACGGCAGTGCGTCTCGCACGCGAGCGAGGTTGGGTATAG
- a CDS encoding sensor histidine kinase, with amino-acid sequence MSKMTGWWKNRSSAGKVELYTRWSFHLFVLIEITSFGLPALGAAAEDPSDLALPLSLFLLLCAHAVLCGVLASKALTWVAGRRERPTRSAVTTASLTAAAVLGILALKAAGKIDEPALAPMLVLGLTCFTTGSLVLCMRSVRTMRYVAPVAATGTGVTVLALGLPAAHALGYFLGVLLCCLFFTATSGFSAWLLRTVHELDQAREVQSRLAVAEERLRFGRDLHDVMGRNLAVIALKSELAIQLARRERPEAVEQMIEVQRIAQESQREVRDVVRGYREADLSVELEGARGVLSAAGMDCRVDFRAARGRELPAEVQSALGWVVREATTNILRHGDAHRCLIRLTAAETGSVTLVVENDGAPETPAGPPGSGLAGLRERLAALDGTLQAGPVGDGRFRLLAQIPDRRLQELEVRA; translated from the coding sequence GTGTCGAAGATGACGGGGTGGTGGAAGAACCGCAGCAGTGCGGGGAAGGTCGAGCTGTACACGCGGTGGTCGTTCCACCTGTTCGTGCTCATCGAAATCACGTCGTTCGGACTGCCGGCGTTGGGCGCCGCCGCCGAGGACCCCTCCGACCTGGCGCTGCCCCTCTCGCTCTTCCTGCTGCTGTGCGCCCATGCGGTGCTGTGCGGGGTGCTCGCCTCCAAGGCGCTCACCTGGGTGGCGGGGCGGCGCGAACGCCCCACCCGGTCGGCGGTGACCACCGCCTCCCTGACGGCCGCGGCCGTCCTGGGAATCCTCGCCCTGAAGGCGGCCGGGAAGATCGACGAGCCGGCGCTGGCTCCGATGCTGGTGCTGGGGCTCACCTGTTTCACGACCGGATCGCTGGTGCTCTGCATGCGATCGGTGCGGACCATGCGGTACGTCGCCCCCGTCGCGGCGACCGGGACGGGGGTGACGGTGCTCGCCCTGGGCCTCCCGGCCGCACATGCTCTGGGGTACTTCCTCGGGGTGCTGCTGTGCTGCCTGTTCTTCACCGCCACCAGCGGGTTCTCGGCCTGGCTGCTGAGGACCGTCCACGAGCTCGACCAGGCCCGCGAGGTGCAGTCACGCCTCGCGGTGGCGGAGGAGCGCCTGCGGTTCGGCCGCGACCTGCACGACGTGATGGGCCGCAACCTGGCGGTGATCGCGCTCAAGAGCGAGCTGGCGATACAGCTGGCCCGGCGCGAACGGCCCGAAGCGGTGGAGCAGATGATCGAGGTGCAGCGGATCGCCCAGGAGTCCCAGCGGGAGGTACGGGACGTGGTGCGGGGCTACCGGGAGGCGGACCTCTCGGTGGAACTGGAAGGCGCGCGCGGGGTGCTCAGCGCGGCCGGAATGGACTGCCGCGTGGACTTCCGGGCCGCGCGGGGCAGGGAGCTGCCGGCCGAGGTCCAGTCGGCCCTCGGCTGGGTGGTGCGGGAGGCGACGACGAACATCCTGCGGCACGGGGACGCGCACCGCTGCCTGATCCGGCTGACCGCCGCGGAGACGGGCTCCGTGACGCTGGTGGTGGAGAACGACGGGGCGCCCGAGACCCCGGCCGGGCCGCCGGGCTCGGGGCTGGCCGGGCTGCGGGAACGACTCGCGGCCCTGGACGGGACGTTGCAGGCGGGGCCGGTCGGCGACGGCCGCTTCCGGCTGCTGGCACAGATCCCGGACCGACGACTGCAAGAACTGGAGGTGCGGGCGTGA
- a CDS encoding ABC transporter permease yields the protein MTMLTLNPGRLTALGRSELTLLVRNRAALSLAVLMPLLMVFVLRSSLSGAEGAEAVGVATLTGGIGMVLILVVHMNLVSAYVARREELVLKRLRTGEATDMEILAGTALPAAVLALGQIVVLAVAGAAVLDVPMPRNPLLLVVAVLAGIVVLAGLSALTSSVTRTVETAGLTTLPLFLATALGSGLFLPADSLPDVVASLCELLPLSGVMTLVRAGWSGAGDADLVGASLVTLAWTVNSVFAVPRWFRWEPRR from the coding sequence ATGACCATGCTCACCCTGAACCCCGGCCGGCTCACCGCGCTCGGCCGCTCGGAGCTCACCCTGCTGGTGCGCAACCGGGCGGCGCTCAGCCTGGCCGTCCTGATGCCCCTGCTGATGGTGTTCGTCCTGCGCTCCTCTCTGAGCGGGGCCGAGGGCGCCGAGGCGGTCGGCGTGGCCACCCTCACGGGCGGGATCGGCATGGTGCTGATCCTCGTCGTCCACATGAACCTGGTGTCCGCCTACGTCGCCCGGCGCGAGGAGCTCGTCCTCAAGCGGCTCCGTACCGGTGAGGCGACCGACATGGAGATCCTCGCCGGGACCGCCCTGCCCGCCGCCGTCCTGGCGCTCGGGCAGATCGTCGTCCTCGCCGTGGCCGGAGCGGCCGTCCTGGACGTGCCCATGCCGCGCAACCCCTTGCTGCTCGTGGTGGCCGTCCTCGCCGGCATCGTGGTGCTGGCCGGGCTGTCCGCGCTGACCAGTTCCGTCACCCGCACCGTGGAGACGGCGGGCCTCACCACGCTGCCGCTGTTCCTGGCGACCGCGCTCGGCTCGGGGCTCTTCCTCCCGGCCGACTCGCTGCCGGACGTGGTGGCCTCGCTGTGCGAACTGCTGCCGCTGAGCGGCGTGATGACCCTGGTACGGGCCGGGTGGAGCGGCGCGGGGGACGCGGACCTGGTGGGGGCCTCCCTGGTCACGCTGGCCTGGACGGTCAACTCCGTGTTTGCTGTTCCGCGGTGGTTCCGCTGGGAACCGCGCCGGTAG
- a CDS encoding ABC transporter ATP-binding protein: MTETVIEAEGLRRGYAGGFEAVRGVSFSVARGEIFALLGTNGAGKTSTVELLEGLAAPSEGRVRVFGLDPYTRRGEVRPRTGVMLQEGGFPSDLTVTETVRMWGGVTTGARPAAEVLELVGLAARSSVRVKQLSGGERRRLDLALALLGRPEVLFLDEPTTGMDPEGRRDTWALVRELRAQGTTVLLTTHYLEEAEELADRLAILHEGELVLSGTPAEVTATRPARIRFTLPAGVPAARLPLGLRAAAHGRRVEIRTERLQADLAELLDWAREGGVELAGLDARSASLEEAFLEIAEDRRTAGCRTEDDAKAGTR, from the coding sequence ATGACTGAGACCGTGATCGAAGCCGAGGGCCTGCGCCGCGGCTACGCAGGGGGATTCGAGGCCGTACGGGGCGTCTCCTTCTCCGTGGCCCGGGGCGAGATCTTCGCCCTGCTCGGCACCAACGGGGCGGGCAAGACCTCCACCGTCGAACTGCTGGAGGGGCTGGCCGCGCCGAGCGAGGGCCGGGTGCGCGTCTTCGGGCTCGACCCGTACACGCGGCGCGGCGAGGTCCGTCCGCGCACCGGGGTCATGCTCCAGGAGGGCGGCTTCCCCTCCGACCTGACGGTGACCGAGACCGTCCGGATGTGGGGCGGGGTCACCACCGGCGCCCGCCCGGCGGCGGAGGTGCTGGAACTGGTCGGCCTGGCCGCGCGGTCCTCCGTACGCGTCAAGCAGCTGTCCGGCGGGGAACGGCGGCGCCTGGACCTGGCGCTGGCCCTGCTCGGCCGGCCCGAGGTGCTCTTCCTGGACGAACCCACCACCGGCATGGACCCGGAGGGCCGCCGGGACACCTGGGCGCTGGTCCGGGAGCTGCGGGCGCAGGGCACCACGGTGCTGCTGACCACGCACTACCTGGAGGAGGCCGAGGAGCTCGCGGACCGGCTCGCCATCCTCCACGAGGGCGAACTCGTCCTCTCCGGCACTCCGGCCGAGGTGACCGCCACCCGGCCGGCCCGGATCCGCTTCACCCTGCCGGCCGGGGTGCCGGCGGCCAGGCTCCCGCTGGGGCTGCGCGCGGCGGCCCACGGCCGGCGCGTGGAGATCCGTACCGAACGCCTCCAGGCCGACCTGGCCGAACTGCTGGACTGGGCCCGGGAGGGCGGCGTGGAACTGGCCGGGCTCGACGCCCGGTCCGCCTCCCTGGAGGAGGCGTTCCTGGAGATCGCGGAGGACCGGCGCACCGCCGGCTGCCGCACCGAGGACGACGCGAAGGCGGGGACCCGATGA
- a CDS encoding histone-like nucleoid-structuring protein Lsr2, producing MAQRVVVTLSDDIDGGEAAETVVFALDGKSYEIDLNVANAKKLRKGLAPFVAAGRRQSRSGKAFKHTAVAPDPAVVRAWARSNQFDVPPRGRIPKKIYEAYNAAH from the coding sequence GTGGCGCAGCGCGTAGTAGTCACGCTCTCCGACGACATCGATGGCGGGGAAGCGGCGGAAACGGTCGTGTTCGCTCTGGACGGAAAGTCCTACGAGATCGACCTCAATGTGGCGAACGCAAAGAAACTGCGGAAGGGCCTCGCCCCCTTCGTGGCCGCCGGCCGCCGCCAGTCGCGCTCGGGGAAGGCCTTCAAGCACACCGCCGTCGCCCCGGACCCGGCGGTCGTCCGCGCCTGGGCCCGGTCGAACCAGTTCGACGTGCCGCCGCGCGGGCGCATCCCGAAGAAGATCTACGAGGCCTACAACGCAGCCCACTGA
- the purS gene encoding phosphoribosylformylglycinamidine synthase subunit PurS yields the protein MARVVVDVMLKPEILDPQGQAVQRALPRLGFEGIADVRQGKRFELEVEGPVDQAALDRIHKMAETFLANTVIEDFTVKVEA from the coding sequence ATGGCACGCGTCGTAGTCGACGTCATGCTCAAGCCGGAGATCCTCGACCCCCAGGGCCAGGCGGTGCAGCGTGCACTGCCGCGCCTGGGCTTCGAAGGGATCGCCGACGTCCGTCAGGGGAAGCGCTTCGAGCTCGAGGTGGAGGGACCGGTCGACCAGGCCGCCCTCGACCGCATCCACAAGATGGCCGAAACGTTCCTCGCCAACACCGTCATCGAAGACTTCACCGTGAAGGTCGAGGCCTGA
- the purQ gene encoding phosphoribosylformylglycinamidine synthase subunit PurQ, producing the protein MTTRIGVVTFPGTLDDRDSLRAVRLAGAEPVSLWHRDKDLHQVDAVVLAGGFSYGDYLRAGAISRFSPVMETIIEQAKGGMPVLGICNGFQVLTEAHLLPGAMLRNNHLHFICRDQKLRVENAETAWTGDYTAGQEISVPLKNMDGRYTADERTLDELEAEGRVAFRYLDGNPNGSLRDIAGITNAAGNVVGLMPHPEHAVEPLIGTGRTDGLPFFTSVLKKLVSA; encoded by the coding sequence GTGACCACTCGCATCGGAGTCGTCACGTTCCCCGGAACGCTCGACGACCGTGACTCGCTGCGCGCCGTCCGCCTCGCGGGGGCCGAGCCGGTCTCGCTGTGGCACCGCGACAAGGACCTGCACCAGGTCGACGCGGTCGTCCTCGCGGGCGGCTTCTCCTACGGGGACTACCTGCGCGCCGGGGCCATCTCCCGTTTCTCGCCGGTGATGGAGACCATCATCGAGCAGGCCAAGGGCGGCATGCCCGTCCTGGGCATCTGCAACGGCTTCCAGGTCCTCACCGAGGCCCACCTGCTGCCGGGGGCGATGCTCCGGAACAACCACCTGCACTTCATCTGCCGCGACCAGAAGCTGCGGGTGGAGAACGCGGAGACCGCGTGGACCGGCGACTACACCGCCGGCCAGGAGATCTCCGTACCGCTCAAGAACATGGACGGCCGCTACACCGCCGACGAGCGCACGCTCGACGAACTGGAGGCCGAAGGCCGAGTGGCCTTCCGCTACCTGGACGGCAACCCGAACGGTTCGCTGCGCGACATCGCCGGCATCACCAACGCCGCGGGCAACGTCGTCGGCCTCATGCCGCACCCCGAGCACGCGGTCGAGCCGCTGATCGGGACGGGCCGCACCGACGGCCTCCCGTTCTTCACCTCGGTCCTGAAGAAGCTGGTCAGCGCATGA
- the purL gene encoding phosphoribosylformylglycinamidine synthase subunit PurL codes for MSLDTVKNATETPDASQPWKELGLKEDEYARIREILGRRPTGAELAMYSVMWSEHCSYKSSKVHLKQFGEKAPQNDAMLVGIGENAGVVDVGQGYAVTFKVESHNHPSYIEPYQGAATGIGGIVRDILAMGARPVAVVDPLRFGAADHPDTRRVLPGVVAGIGGYGNCLGLPNIGGEVVFDACYQGNPLVNAGCIGVMKHEDIHLAQASGPGNKVILYGARTGGDGIGGVSVLASETFDDTKPTKRPAVQVGDPFQEKLLIECTLEIFKEKLVAGIQDLGGAGLSCATSELASAGSGGMRVELDTVPLRDATLSPEEILMSESQERMCAIVEPQHVDRFMEICEKWDVIATVIGEVTEGERLEIFWHGEQIVDVPPGTVAHEGPVYNRPYARPSWQDALQADDAGKLPRPQTSEELRAQVLALVSSPNQASKSWVTDQYDRFVQGNTVLSQPEDAGMVRIDEESNLGVAMATDGNGRFAKLDPYTGAQLALAESYRNVAATGAKPLAISDCLNFGSPEDPDVMWQFAEACRGLADGCLELGTPVTGGNVSLYNQTGDIAIHPTPVVAVLGVIDDVNRRTPMAFKEAGQLLYLLGDTAEEFGGSAWSQVVHDHLGGMPPKVDLGREKLLGEILISASRDGMIDAAHDLSDGGVIQALTESCLRGGNGARIVVPEGLDAFTFLFSESAGRAIVAVPRSEELRFTDMCGARGLPVTRIGVVDGEEIEIQGEFTLPLAELREAHETTIPALLA; via the coding sequence ATGAGCCTCGACACCGTCAAGAACGCCACCGAAACCCCGGACGCCTCCCAGCCCTGGAAGGAGCTCGGCCTCAAGGAGGACGAGTACGCCCGGATCCGGGAGATCCTCGGCCGCCGCCCCACGGGCGCCGAGCTCGCCATGTACTCGGTCATGTGGTCCGAGCACTGCTCGTACAAGAGCAGCAAGGTCCACCTGAAGCAGTTCGGTGAGAAGGCCCCCCAGAACGACGCCATGCTCGTCGGCATCGGCGAGAACGCCGGCGTCGTCGACGTCGGCCAGGGCTACGCGGTCACCTTCAAGGTCGAGTCGCACAACCACCCGAGCTACATCGAGCCCTACCAGGGCGCGGCCACCGGCATCGGCGGCATCGTCCGCGACATCCTCGCGATGGGTGCCCGCCCGGTCGCGGTCGTGGACCCGCTGCGCTTCGGCGCGGCCGACCACCCCGACACCCGGCGCGTCCTGCCCGGCGTCGTCGCGGGCATCGGCGGCTACGGCAACTGCCTGGGCCTGCCCAACATCGGCGGCGAGGTCGTCTTCGACGCCTGCTACCAGGGCAACCCGCTGGTCAACGCCGGCTGCATCGGCGTGATGAAGCACGAGGACATCCACCTCGCCCAGGCCTCCGGCCCCGGCAACAAGGTCATCCTCTACGGTGCCCGCACCGGCGGCGACGGCATCGGCGGCGTCTCGGTCCTCGCGTCCGAGACCTTCGACGACACCAAGCCCACCAAGCGCCCCGCCGTCCAGGTCGGCGACCCCTTCCAGGAGAAGCTCCTCATCGAGTGCACCCTGGAGATCTTCAAGGAGAAGCTGGTCGCGGGCATCCAGGACCTCGGCGGCGCCGGGCTCTCCTGCGCGACCTCCGAGCTCGCCTCCGCCGGTTCCGGCGGCATGCGGGTCGAGCTGGACACCGTGCCGCTGCGCGACGCGACGCTCTCGCCCGAGGAAATCCTCATGAGCGAGTCGCAGGAGCGCATGTGCGCGATCGTCGAGCCGCAGCACGTCGACCGCTTCATGGAGATCTGCGAGAAGTGGGACGTCATCGCCACCGTCATCGGTGAGGTGACCGAGGGCGAGCGCCTGGAGATCTTCTGGCACGGCGAGCAGATCGTGGACGTGCCCCCGGGCACCGTCGCCCACGAGGGCCCCGTCTACAACCGCCCCTACGCGCGCCCCTCCTGGCAGGACGCGCTCCAGGCGGACGACGCCGGCAAGCTGCCGCGTCCGCAGACCTCCGAGGAGCTGCGCGCGCAGGTCCTCGCGCTGGTCTCCTCCCCGAACCAGGCGTCGAAGTCGTGGGTCACCGACCAGTACGACCGCTTCGTCCAGGGCAACACCGTCCTCTCGCAGCCCGAGGACGCGGGCATGGTCCGCATCGACGAGGAGTCCAACCTCGGCGTGGCCATGGCCACCGACGGAAACGGCCGCTTCGCCAAGCTCGACCCGTACACGGGCGCGCAGCTGGCGCTGGCGGAGTCGTACCGCAACGTGGCGGCGACCGGCGCCAAGCCGCTCGCCATCTCCGACTGCCTGAACTTCGGTTCCCCCGAGGACCCGGACGTCATGTGGCAGTTCGCCGAGGCCTGCCGCGGTCTGGCGGACGGCTGCCTGGAGCTGGGTACCCCGGTGACCGGCGGCAACGTCTCGCTCTACAACCAGACGGGCGACATCGCGATCCACCCGACCCCGGTCGTGGCGGTCCTCGGTGTGATCGACGACGTCAACCGCCGTACGCCGATGGCCTTCAAGGAGGCCGGCCAGCTGCTGTACCTGCTGGGCGACACGGCCGAGGAGTTCGGCGGTTCGGCCTGGTCGCAGGTGGTCCACGACCACCTCGGCGGCATGCCGCCGAAGGTGGACCTGGGCCGCGAGAAGCTGCTCGGCGAGATCCTGATCTCCGCCTCGCGCGACGGCATGATCGACGCCGCGCACGACCTGTCCGACGGCGGCGTGATCCAGGCGCTCACCGAGTCCTGCCTGCGCGGCGGCAACGGTGCCCGGATCGTGGTGCCCGAGGGCCTGGACGCCTTCACCTTCCTGTTCTCCGAGTCCGCGGGCCGGGCCATCGTGGCCGTCCCGCGCAGCGAGGAGCTCCGCTTCACCGACATGTGCGGTGCGCGCGGCCTGCCGGTCACCCGCATCGGCGTGGTGGACGGCGAGGAGATCGAGATCCAGGGCGAGTTCACCCTCCCCCTGGCCGAGCTCCGCGAGGCCCACGAGACGACGATCCCGGCCCTGCTGGCCTGA
- a CDS encoding maleylpyruvate isomerase family mycothiol-dependent enzyme, translating to MPPRGKKPRTYDPAKIRTAVTAQFAHVCRAVGELGPEQLARPSGLGDWSVAELAGHIAWIADSLATGLARPPAAVPELSAVEWPFATASLAGVISEAARETLTGAPLPELYDRAAARMAQALAAHPGERVLDLWIGDMTLADFLVTRTVELVVHTDDLNRAAALDIPIDRQALAACTRLLADALALKAPGGSVEVRVPPFAVVQCIEGPRHTRGTPPNVVETDPLTWIRLATGRTGWAEALDGAHVRASGERADLSALLPLMS from the coding sequence ATGCCGCCCCGAGGGAAGAAGCCGCGTACCTACGACCCCGCGAAGATCCGTACGGCCGTCACCGCGCAGTTCGCGCATGTGTGCCGGGCCGTCGGGGAGTTGGGGCCCGAGCAGCTGGCGCGGCCCAGCGGGCTCGGCGACTGGAGCGTTGCCGAACTCGCCGGGCACATCGCCTGGATCGCCGACTCGCTGGCCACCGGCCTGGCCCGGCCGCCCGCCGCCGTCCCCGAGCTGTCGGCGGTCGAGTGGCCCTTCGCCACCGCCTCCCTCGCCGGGGTGATCTCCGAAGCGGCCCGGGAGACCCTGACCGGGGCCCCGCTGCCCGAGCTGTACGACCGGGCGGCCGCCCGGATGGCGCAGGCCCTCGCGGCGCATCCGGGCGAGCGCGTGCTGGACCTGTGGATCGGGGACATGACCCTGGCCGACTTCCTGGTCACCCGGACCGTGGAGCTGGTGGTCCACACCGACGACCTGAACCGGGCCGCCGCACTGGACATCCCGATCGACCGGCAGGCCCTGGCCGCCTGCACCCGGCTGCTCGCCGACGCCCTCGCCCTCAAGGCGCCGGGCGGCTCGGTCGAGGTCCGCGTCCCGCCCTTCGCGGTGGTCCAGTGCATCGAGGGCCCGCGGCACACCCGCGGCACCCCGCCGAACGTGGTGGAGACCGACCCGCTGACCTGGATCCGGCTCGCGACCGGCCGTACGGGATGGGCCGAGGCCCTCGACGGGGCGCACGTACGGGCCAGTGGCGAGCGGGCCGATCTCTCGGCGCTGCTCCCGCTGATGAGCTGA
- a CDS encoding META domain-containing protein, which yields MRTFRHVPASAGLALALTLALAGCGEAEDGRGARLPDPMGSWAVESLTTGGRTLHAPETAHLDIGRNEVKGNYGCNGFTAVAAFAGTSAVTVTPGASTTMACADMEFETAFAKLFQGRLTIDRGPDRLTLKTADGNTIAMTAAPAVTDAPLTTTEWTVESLVSGGTAASLPAEAAGKARFTIAPDLTVSGSLGCNRFSAQATVEGSTVTFGPLTSTRMACEGAVGELERTLTQLFGSGPLTAKAEGRTLTLTAPDGKGLTAKAASAAE from the coding sequence ATGCGTACCTTCCGGCACGTCCCCGCCTCCGCGGGCCTGGCCCTGGCCCTCACGCTCGCCCTCGCCGGATGCGGCGAGGCCGAGGACGGCCGCGGCGCCCGGCTGCCCGACCCCATGGGCTCCTGGGCCGTCGAGTCCCTGACCACGGGCGGCCGCACCCTGCACGCGCCCGAGACCGCCCACCTCGACATCGGCAGGAACGAGGTCAAGGGCAACTACGGCTGCAACGGCTTCACCGCGGTGGCGGCCTTCGCCGGTACCTCCGCGGTGACCGTCACGCCCGGCGCCTCGACCACCATGGCCTGCGCGGACATGGAGTTCGAGACGGCCTTCGCCAAGCTGTTCCAGGGCAGGCTGACGATCGACCGGGGACCGGACCGGCTCACCCTGAAGACCGCGGACGGGAACACCATCGCCATGACCGCGGCGCCCGCGGTCACGGACGCCCCGCTCACCACGACCGAGTGGACCGTGGAGTCCCTGGTCAGCGGTGGGACCGCGGCCTCCCTGCCCGCCGAGGCGGCCGGGAAGGCACGGTTCACCATCGCCCCGGACCTCACCGTGAGCGGCAGCCTCGGCTGCAACCGGTTCAGCGCCCAGGCCACCGTGGAGGGCTCCACGGTCACCTTCGGGCCGCTCACCTCGACCCGGATGGCCTGCGAGGGAGCGGTCGGCGAGCTCGAGCGGACGCTGACCCAGCTGTTCGGCAGCGGCCCGCTCACCGCGAAGGCGGAGGGCCGGACCCTCACCCTCACCGCCCCCGACGGCAAGGGCCTGACCGCGAAGGCGGCCTCCGCCGCCGAGTGA
- a CDS encoding HIT family protein produces the protein MTEPSEYVRRLPVGEPIPFASDGVALWETFPFEGELGIRPLEPPVLPEPPRNGEDGPEGCEVCVLPDSAFLWTDEHWRLRGIHSSMPAIVQLVPRVHRDLTDLPPERAAELGPMLQRIERAVRELGGIARVHVAKYGDGAAHLHLFQFARPEGMLQLRGSNLPLWDDVLPRIPDEAWAGSARTIAAAMAKDGGTAHV, from the coding sequence ATGACCGAACCCAGTGAGTACGTACGCCGGTTGCCCGTCGGAGAGCCCATACCCTTCGCCTCCGACGGCGTCGCCCTGTGGGAGACCTTCCCCTTCGAGGGCGAGCTCGGCATCAGGCCCCTGGAGCCGCCGGTCCTCCCCGAGCCGCCGCGCAACGGGGAGGACGGCCCGGAGGGCTGCGAGGTGTGCGTCCTGCCCGACTCCGCCTTCCTGTGGACCGACGAGCACTGGCGGCTGCGGGGGATCCACTCCTCCATGCCCGCGATCGTGCAGCTCGTCCCGCGCGTCCACCGCGACCTGACGGACCTGCCGCCCGAGCGGGCGGCGGAGCTCGGTCCGATGCTGCAGCGGATCGAGCGGGCGGTGCGCGAGCTGGGCGGGATCGCCCGGGTCCACGTCGCAAAGTACGGGGACGGGGCCGCCCACCTGCACCTGTTCCAGTTCGCCCGGCCGGAGGGCATGCTCCAGCTGCGCGGCTCCAACCTGCCGCTGTGGGACGACGTGCTGCCGCGGATCCCCGACGAGGCGTGGGCCGGATCGGCGCGCACCATCGCCGCCGCCATGGCGAAGGACGGCGGCACGGCGCACGTGTGA